TATGGGCCGATTTTGTTCGGGCTTGGACTAGACTTTGCCTAAAGGTCAACACAATTTACTTAGGCCCAGGGCTGGCCCCATCTAATCTTTAGGCTTACCATCTAGGTCCAAGCCTAGCCCTTAGGCTTCTTCATGCTTTCGGGCTGGGCCCAAGCTTCAttaccatttttattttttttaaattaaaaatacttaaatatatttttaagaatGCTAAATATGAGTAATTAAATATTTCCAACAAGCTATTATCCAATTAAATTCACTTATCAACAACCATTATTAATTAAGTCTACAAATACATCGAACATAAGCAAAATAACACAAAAAAAATGCGGGGCAGGTCAGGCTTCAATTCCCAAGTCCAAGCCCAGTCCATTTGTTAAACAAGCTTATTTTCTATGTTTGGCCTGGTCCACTGGTCTTAAAACCTTTGGCCCAAGCCTCAACCTACATGTCCGATCATATATAGAGAAGTAATTGAGGTAACAACTGTTGGAAGAGACAGAATTCTTGATCTCTAAATCGGAGTCCTCTCCAGATTGGAATGCACAAGATATTTGGGATCATGATGAAGTATTTGGAAGTTTCCTTCCAAACCAATAAGGGTGGTGCTTGGGTTGGCGGCAtgcccccctcccctccctctctttttttttttttttttttccttttcctttccccAGCCCATTTAGCTCTCTGCCACTGTGCATGTCTGCTTCAAAATCAATTGGGTGCTGAAGTAGTTTTAGTCAATTTACTGAATTAAATAGATGCAGGGCTGTGTTACAAATTGTGCACCCATCGCTTAAGGATAATTGATGGTTGCTTTTTCTGGTGTCTAATTTCCATGCTTTGTGGTATTTTAGAATTTGAAAGGCATGCAAATACAAATGTAGTGCAGAAGAATCAGGATATTAATTTGAGATGCACTTTATTCTAAAGATTGTTGAATTGAGGTTATGCTCTTCATCTCACTTAAGTATTGTCAGCCTTCTTAAGGTTACTTTTGGTTTCTCGCTTTGCTGGGCATGTGAGCTGAGAGTATTGTATGGGGTTTATGCTTTGTTTCTGTGCTtccattctttatcttttttaatCCTTTTTAGTGCAACAAGCATGCTAAAGCCTGACAAACATAAAATATTTCTGCAGCCTCGAGCCTGTTTAAGATGCTTCTGAAGTATCGTCCTGAAGACAGAGCTGCAAAGAAGgaaaggcttctgaaaagggctCAGGCAGAGGCTGAAGGGAAGCCTGTTGAAGTGAAGAAGCCTATTGTTGTGAAGTATGGTCTTAATCATGTGACCTACCTCATTGAACAGGTTTGGATGCCTTCAGACCTCCACTTCTGGTGCTTTTAGATGATGTAGGCTATTGGCTTATTGCCTAATGCATTTTCTTAGAATTTCTTCACAATAAGCTGCACTCCAGTAAATCTAAGTTGAGAACAATAGAAAGCAGTGTTGTGTAATTGGTTAATGCAGCTGAACATTGTTTTGAGGCATTATTTTAGCTAAAGATTAATTTAGATCTTGTTCCTTTATAGAACAAGGCACAACTGGTGGTCATTGCTCATGATGTTGACCCAGTTGAGCTGGTTGTTTGGCTCCCTGCCTTGTGCCGGAAGATGGAGATCCCTTACTGTATTGTTAAAGGAAAAGCACGACTTGGAGCGGTAGGTTACCTTCTATGCATTTCCTCTTCTAAAATCTTTCAATTAAAGATAAACATGCTTAtatatacttgcatatattttgaTCCTTTTGTTACCATTTTTTATAGATCGTGCACAAGAAGACTGCAGCTGTATTGTGTTTGACCACTGTAAAGAATGAGGATAAACTAGAATTCAGCAAAATCTTGGAGGCTATCAAGGTGAAGAAGCTTAGAGTGATATACTTAGgctttgatttatttttatgtcaatgtctttattagtattttttttttctttcaggcCAACTTCAATGATAAATTTGATGAGGTCCGTAGGAAGTGGGGAGGTGGGATAATGGGTACCAAGTCTCAGGCAAAAACCAAGGCAAGGGAAAAGCTTTTAGCAAAGGAAGCTGCTCAGAGGATGAGCTAGATTTCTTTATTTTTGGTCATGTGGTTTCGCCCCAAGGTTTTTTCTTTTCCCCAGCTTGTAGCTGTAGTCACTGGATCAGCAGATGGACTAGTAGCCATATCTGAAAGTAGATGGTATTTTTATCATCTGGTTCTCTTGTGAACTTCCCCAGGCATCTCTCTTGGTGTCACCCAACCTTTTGGGTTCTTCTGAGGCTTTGGATCAATTATTATTGTGTGCTTTGCATTGCTGATTTATTTTTGTTCTAATTTTCTGTGCTTGTCTATTAAACTTATCTTGAATTTTTCTTTGATGAAAAACTTATCTGGAATTTTAACCATCATTTTATTAGGACACTTGACTACGATGACTGGTGATATGGAGAAAATGTTTTCTAATTTTCTTGGCATGTTGGAAGTTGGTCTTCTAAGCTGCTGGATGGATCAGTTCATGCATGTTATGTTTCTTATTATAGATATCAGACCACAGGCTACAAGACTAGATTAAAGTTTATGCACATCAAGCCATCGAATTGTCCGACAAATATGCTCGAGCCTTCCAATTAATAAACGCACTAACTATTATTGCCATTTGATGTCCTCATTGCATCAGTAAGCATTTTGCATGTTTCCTTACGTTCACAGCCACCCTACAATGAGAATTGGTCTTTGTTTTGGGTTCTTGGGTTCTTCGTGCCTTAGCGAGCAAGACTGGGATGAATTTGTGACTCCCTGATCAGTCAGCTTTGTTATATATATGGTGCAAAAGGTATGAGCAGGATTTTTCAAGCTGAGTACTTCATGCTTCAGAACATAGTTTGCTGATTGAAGGTTGAGATATAATCCACTAATCATGTTCGCAAGCATTTAACAAATCATGTGTCATTCCTAGATGGTATTCAGGTTTTGATGTGCTATCTCGGGTGAAGGAATGTTCATGTTATGGCACTGTTTAAGTATTGCAGGATCCATGGTTTATGGCAAGGCTTTATTTTTTGGGTAGATTTTTGACAAGTAAATGTTTAAGAAATGTTCCATTAGTATATGAACTGGTTGGCATGCTGTGGGAGTCTTCGTTTAACGACCTAATCAAAGATTGTAAAATGCAATGCCCCTTGGAGTTAACTGATGATAAAACAGTTTAGGTTGCCAGATAGTATGTGCTCAAGAGATGGATGGGAACCTCTGTCCCACTGATCATAAATTTCTCAGTTTTGAAAGTTGCATGATTCATCGGATGGGAA
The sequence above is a segment of the Elaeis guineensis isolate ETL-2024a chromosome 7, EG11, whole genome shotgun sequence genome. Coding sequences within it:
- the LOC105048906 gene encoding large ribosomal subunit protein eL8y isoform X2; its protein translation is MAPKRGGKAAVPAKKKPEKVVNPLFEKRPKQFGIGGALPPKKDLHRFVKWPKVVRIQRQRRILKQRLKVPPALNQFTRTLDKNLASSLFKMLLKYRPEDRAAKKERLLKRAQAEAEGKPVEVKKPIVVKYGLNHVTYLIEQNKAQLVVIAHDVDPVELVVWLPALCRKMEIPYCIVKGKARLGAIVHKKTAAVLCLTTVKNEDKLEFSKILEAIKANFNDKFDEVRRKWGGGIMGTKSQAKTKAREKLLAKEAAQRMS